In the genome of Longimicrobium sp., the window GACCATCGTGACCGCAGCTACCGGGAGACCCGGGCGGCGATCGATTCCGGCACCAGCTCCGGGTTCCGGAAGCCGTGCTTCTTGTTCAGGTAGTACTCGGCGATGTGCGCCGCGAGGGGGGCCGCCGTGCCGGAGCCGCTTTCGCCGAACTCCACGATCACCGCGATCACCACCTCGGGCCTGCCGCCGCGCGGGCCCGCGAACCCGGTGAACCAGGCGTGGTGCTTCTTGGGGTCTGCCGAGTTCTGCGCCGTCCCCGTCTTGCCGTACAGCTTGAAGCGCCGCAGCTCTGCCGCGTGCGCGGTACCCCCTTCCTCGATCACCGCGGCCATCCCCTGCCACAGCGAGCCCAGCGTTTCACCGCTCACCCGCAGGTCCGTTTCCACCGGCGCATCGCTCCCCATGCGCATGTGGGGGCGCCGCGCCACCCCGTTGCCCGCCAGGGCGGAGAAGAACTGCGCCATGCGCAGCGGCGTCTGCGAGTTGGGGCCCTGCCCGATGGCCAGGTTCATCACCTCGCTCGGAGGCGGCCGCCAGCCGAAGCGGTTCACGTACCACTCGCGCCCGCTGGGAAAGGTACCCACCCGCTCGCCCGGCAGGTCGATGCCCGTGGCCCGGCTGAAGCCCAGCCGCGTCCCGGCGCTGGTCAGGTTTTCCAGCCCCAGGCGAATGCCCAGCTGGTAGAAGTACACGTTGCAGGAATTGGCGATGGCCCGCGGAAGGTCCTGCGGGCCGTGCCCCTCGGGCTTCCAGCAGCGCGAGTAGCGCCCGGCGTACGCCATGCCGCCTACGCAGGCGATGGGCATCACGTACCCGGGGGTGATGGCGCCGCGCTCCACCCCGGCGATGGCCGTCGCGAGCTTCCAGGTGCTGCCGGGAGGGTAGATGCCCGCGAGCGCGCGGTTCAGCAGGGGGCGGGCGGGATCGTTGTTCAGCAGCGCCCAGTCCGTGCCCGACACCCCTCCCACGAACAGGTTGGGGTCGTACGTGGGCGCCGAGTACATGGCCAGGATCTCGCCCGT includes:
- the mrdA gene encoding penicillin-binding protein 2 — protein: MSRFQEFSVRPADPFHPHSRRQRALTGILFCVFALGLLGSAFFRTQILRNSEFLLRADDNRFDVVPIAAPRGTVFDRNGKIVAETVTGYALQVEPGPADSVRARVSAVAGLLRLDTATIEAAVRASRTSRGKPVTVAPLLTFEQVSKLEERNGSIHGLVLQPYPIRRYPAGPAVAHVVGYVLEINDRELQSKAFEGYRQGQHIGKTGIERQYEASLGGTMGAQYVEVDARGRVLGRFAPTVSDMPEPGEDVKLTLDLDLQRYAHQVFPKGMRGAVVAMVPGTGEILAMYSAPTYDPNLFVGGVSGTDWALLNNDPARPLLNRALAGIYPPGSTWKLATAIAGVERGAITPGYVMPIACVGGMAYAGRYSRCWKPEGHGPQDLPRAIANSCNVYFYQLGIRLGLENLTSAGTRLGFSRATGIDLPGERVGTFPSGREWYVNRFGWRPPPSEVMNLAIGQGPNSQTPLRMAQFFSALAGNGVARRPHMRMGSDAPVETDLRVSGETLGSLWQGMAAVIEEGGTAHAAELRRFKLYGKTGTAQNSADPKKHHAWFTGFAGPRGGRPEVVIAVIVEFGESGSGTAAPLAAHIAEYYLNKKHGFRNPELVPESIAARVSR